One segment of Thermococcus alcaliphilus DNA contains the following:
- a CDS encoding 30S ribosomal protein S3ae, whose protein sequence is MARANPRKRAAAARDKWKLKNWYIVYAPEFFGSKEIGLTPADDPEKVKGRVIETTLKDLTGDFTKGQVKLYFQIYDVKGQNAYTKFKGHKLARSYIRSLVRRRTTRIDGIFNITTKDGYKLRVMGMVIAIRRIQTSQERAIREIMENIIRKKAEELNFTDFVLEAVNGKMAAEIAREAKKIYPLKRAEIRKIKVLAEPEA, encoded by the coding sequence ATGGCAAGAGCTAACCCAAGGAAGAGGGCTGCCGCTGCAAGGGATAAGTGGAAGCTTAAGAACTGGTATATAGTTTACGCTCCAGAATTTTTCGGGAGCAAGGAAATTGGTTTAACTCCCGCAGATGATCCCGAAAAAGTAAAGGGAAGGGTAATTGAGACCACTTTGAAGGATCTAACCGGAGATTTCACAAAGGGTCAGGTAAAGCTTTACTTCCAGATTTACGACGTTAAAGGGCAGAACGCCTACACTAAGTTTAAGGGCCACAAGTTGGCGAGAAGCTACATAAGAAGCCTTGTTAGGAGAAGAACCACGAGAATCGATGGTATCTTCAACATAACAACAAAGGACGGTTACAAGCTTAGAGTTATGGGTATGGTTATAGCAATAAGAAGAATCCAGACAAGCCAGGAGAGGGCTATCAGGGAAATAATGGAGAACATAATCCGTAAGAAGGCAGAGGAGCTTAACTTCACAGACTTTGTGCTTGAGGCAGTTAACGGAAAAATGGCTGCTGAAATAGCAAGAGAAGCCAAGAAGATATATCCACTCAAGAGAGCTGAGATAAGAAAGATAAAGGTCCTTGCAGAGCCAGAGGCTTGA
- a CDS encoding Lrp/AsnC family transcriptional regulator has product MKKKIDKFDLQIMKILAKNSRINYRQLAELLNTTRQRVSRRLEKLEREGIIKKYTIIPDFDRLGYTYVAIGLSLKPGAPVDKIIETLKEDEEIKVIQRAIGYHQLIVHIVAPKNMKEIERKIHELSKKVEGLESYDISFVTDIVKFELV; this is encoded by the coding sequence ATGAAAAAGAAAATCGATAAATTTGATTTACAAATTATGAAAATACTAGCAAAAAATTCCCGAATAAATTATAGACAACTTGCAGAACTTCTAAACACAACAAGACAGAGAGTTTCTAGACGTTTAGAAAAACTTGAAAGAGAAGGAATAATAAAGAAATATACTATAATTCCAGACTTTGATAGATTAGGATACACCTACGTAGCTATTGGACTTTCACTAAAACCTGGTGCTCCTGTGGATAAAATTATTGAAACCCTAAAAGAAGACGAGGAAATTAAAGTTATTCAAAGAGCCATTGGATATCATCAATTAATAGTTCACATAGTGGCTCCCAAAAATATGAAAGAGATTGAAAGAAAAATTCACGAACTTTCTAAAAAAGTGGAAGGGTTAGAAAGTTATGACATAAGTTTTGTAACAGATATAGTTAAATTTGAGCTCGTCTGA
- a CDS encoding KEOPS complex subunit Pcc1: MKIKARAEIIWEYGDESIAKAIAEAVEVDNLNLPENFKFRTYWEDGRVITKVKYLGEIESLIVALDDLVFSIKIAEDVIKK, encoded by the coding sequence ATGAAAATTAAAGCCAGGGCAGAGATAATTTGGGAGTATGGGGATGAAAGTATCGCCAAGGCAATTGCCGAGGCCGTTGAGGTGGACAATCTGAATCTACCAGAAAACTTTAAATTTAGAACTTACTGGGAAGATGGTAGAGTCATAACAAAAGTTAAATACCTTGGTGAGATTGAAAGCTTGATAGTAGCGCTGGATGATTTGGTGTTTTCAATCAAGATCGCTGAGGATGTCATAAAGAAATGA
- a CDS encoding DUF92 domain-containing protein yields MNIATVAVIAVLGTLAYKLKALDAKGTIVAALIGVMTIVFGGIFPFLALLTFVLLGVFATKYRLAEKVKRGIAQEGKGTRSWQNVLGNGLAAVIFLLIEYYTKQDVFWAATFSAIATANADTLASELGKIFGKAPKMITNLKPANVGENGAISWQGELIALIGAFVISIFSVFLTPQKTEMLFAVTLGGFIGCNIDSLLGATLENKGIINNHHTNFLATIIGGIIGGVIFRSLL; encoded by the coding sequence ATGAACATTGCCACTGTTGCAGTAATTGCAGTATTGGGAACTTTGGCATATAAACTAAAGGCCCTCGATGCCAAAGGCACTATAGTAGCTGCACTTATTGGAGTAATGACTATCGTATTTGGGGGGATTTTCCCATTTTTGGCGTTACTTACCTTTGTCCTTCTTGGAGTTTTTGCGACTAAGTATCGCCTTGCAGAAAAAGTCAAAAGAGGAATCGCTCAAGAAGGAAAGGGGACAAGAAGCTGGCAGAATGTTCTTGGGAATGGTCTTGCCGCTGTAATATTCTTGCTAATTGAATACTACACCAAGCAAGATGTTTTTTGGGCAGCTACGTTTTCCGCAATAGCGACTGCAAATGCTGACACTCTCGCCAGTGAGCTGGGGAAGATATTCGGCAAGGCCCCAAAAATGATAACAAATCTAAAGCCAGCAAATGTGGGAGAAAATGGTGCTATCTCATGGCAAGGTGAGCTCATAGCCCTAATTGGAGCATTTGTTATAAGCATTTTTTCGGTGTTTTTAACTCCTCAAAAAACGGAAATGCTCTTTGCAGTAACCCTTGGTGGATTTATAGGGTGCAACATTGATAGCTTACTCGGGGCAACACTTGAGAATAAGGGGATTATAAACAACCACCACACAAACTTTTTAGCCACTATCATAGGGGGAATAATTGGAGGGGTAATTTTCCGCTCCCTGCTGTGA
- a CDS encoding SPOUT family RNA methylase gives MKFLIKTQRGMEAVAANYIKDVLEDAKVWIAPQGYSGLVLVETEDKDVEQKLFDIPEIERVIPVLFEVPATIEDILSVSEQIAAYIKEGESFAVKTKRRGKHGFSSVDVNVALGGKIKELTNAEVDLTFPDKTVLVEIIGDRAYISITGKEEWKKFTPEKIDARKLFKKVTIVQMPYWGDYKACRNFGEKIGRAAQAFEVRELIIAPKEKMDAYELMEFIKGVKIGQESRHQIQREAYPWKVEKVPVSVWDLYQVIRDKRRNKRLLIITDPKGHSVSEVKENLAKDLYYAKEVVVFIGSREGIPRGLFRYADYVIDLAPYMTFATEHGIPAALIALWTIYGEELRKKGDKV, from the coding sequence ATGAAGTTTTTAATTAAAACCCAGCGGGGAATGGAGGCTGTTGCTGCCAATTACATTAAGGATGTTCTTGAGGATGCCAAAGTTTGGATAGCTCCTCAGGGGTATTCTGGTCTTGTTCTTGTGGAAACTGAAGATAAAGATGTGGAACAAAAGCTTTTTGATATTCCCGAGATTGAAAGAGTTATCCCCGTGCTCTTTGAAGTGCCTGCAACAATTGAGGACATCTTAAGCGTCTCAGAGCAAATAGCTGCTTACATAAAGGAAGGCGAAAGCTTTGCAGTAAAAACTAAAAGAAGAGGAAAGCATGGGTTCTCAAGTGTTGATGTTAACGTAGCTCTCGGGGGAAAGATAAAGGAGCTTACAAACGCCGAAGTTGATTTAACTTTTCCAGATAAAACAGTTTTGGTGGAGATCATCGGAGATAGGGCTTACATATCCATCACCGGAAAAGAGGAGTGGAAGAAGTTTACTCCAGAGAAGATAGACGCAAGAAAGCTCTTTAAAAAAGTTACAATAGTTCAGATGCCCTATTGGGGTGATTACAAGGCTTGTAGAAATTTTGGGGAGAAAATCGGGAGAGCCGCTCAAGCTTTTGAGGTGAGAGAGCTTATTATAGCACCTAAAGAGAAAATGGATGCTTATGAGCTGATGGAATTCATAAAAGGGGTAAAAATCGGTCAGGAGTCTAGGCATCAGATCCAGCGGGAGGCATACCCCTGGAAAGTGGAAAAAGTCCCAGTTAGCGTGTGGGATCTTTATCAAGTTATAAGGGACAAAAGACGAAACAAAAGGTTGCTTATAATAACCGATCCAAAGGGGCACAGCGTTTCTGAAGTAAAAGAAAATCTTGCAAAAGACCTATACTATGCCAAGGAAGTTGTGGTTTTTATAGGTTCGAGGGAAGGCATCCCGAGGGGACTTTTTAGATACGCAGACTATGTCATTGATCTTGCTCCGTATATGACTTTTGCAACGGAACACGGAATTCCAGCTGCTCTAATTGCCCTTTGGACTATTTATGGGGAAGAATTAAGGAAAAAAGGAGACAAAGTGTAG